One Hevea brasiliensis isolate MT/VB/25A 57/8 chromosome 6, ASM3005281v1, whole genome shotgun sequence genomic window, aattgtttccctatgtcttatgatcattgagaaatttgtatcacaatttttcaagttttgtgaaattatttatggccaattaactgacttgggttcatgtaccctgtgccaacaggggcCCAGTTCAAGACAGTGAATGCATgtcactttttgagattcttaaattcataatttgaggaaggttcctgaaacaaagttgtagccctatttcttaggtttctagaaaggtatggctcatctcaattggatttttctagtgggagttataactaaaagactgttctagggtcaagtaaagtttggtcagattgcagGTTTTAATGCAATGAATTATTCTAactgtttgacctagttctcttatttTTTGGGTTTTAGTAAAAACGCCAATTTTGGAAGTCTGTGTCTtgtggtttcattacatttgagttcttttggaccaagttatggtcattttgccaaaactggtcgggtgaggttAGGTCCAGCAGCTTCTGGGTAACCTAATTCtaggcagttttgtgacccaatttgggctagcaatttgatttggtttttggcatttctgggttcagtggtcttcataaaaattgtagccctatatctaagctttctaatggcatcaaattcaggtcatttggacctgttttgagtgagttatgggcaaaagattgattactgttcatatgatcaaattctAAGTTCACATTGTaggtaatccgaatttggtcactttttaagtcactttctaggcaaaattttagcatgacctctacatgaaaattggtctattataggtcatatttcacctctaattggcttcataccaattggggtcacacaatttcatttatagcTTAAAATGTATACTACCCTCAACAAacaaaacctgcagaaaatagcactcccaataattcatttctcctccaacttccttacttcaatttgacattcaaggcacttctaaatatcatcaacacatctcaacaatcccaattgcatggtataatacaaaaataccaaagttaggccaaaccataactcacaatttcaacctcataaaatctcaatgtaaatcaacttctaatacttataaatgcatcaaccaacatcattaaatcactttatatacatcatagtcatcaaaaaccCTCACTTACCCTAGGTACTGAAATTTACTCCCTTCATAACTCACTAATGttttttagtttcttacaaatttcacttcattttagccttaactcaaggattaataaagggaGAATAGAAGATTattcactaacctcttgtgacccacttcaaactttaacctttcttcttcttatgggtatctaaagctttcttatggtgtgggctaaattttttgtgaagtgagctatgagttttgatgggtaaatgagGGAGGAATCAAGCTCAAAGtttgagcaaaaatggtggaaaAGAACACCATGGCAGCCAGCTCAaaggagggaaagagagagaagaagttgAGTGGAGAAGAGGAGGGTTCGTGGCTTTTGTCATCTTGTgtctatatatatgtatatttttattgtaccttgtttttattttatgtcataagcctttttcatttttattttcttttcttttcttcttcttttcttttgtcattttccaattcatttcataaatttttaatttatgttaattattttatcctctcaatttttaatttgacatttaggtcaaaattcacctctgagaggtgaaatgaccaaaatgcccttctgggtgcatattgggttatttttattattttttgtaccaattaataaattctctaaattttattttattttctctaaattttctttaatatttttaatgtcattgttacctaaataaaccttaaaattgggtcccaaaattattttctatatttatttttttttttttacatttatttcattaattgagGTCTAtttactatagtttaagtgtagtttcaaatattctgactgtccgaacagacattagtcatcggaacagtaaaatatacgaactacctacggtgagggcattacaagtggagagaggcttcggcctaaggtggagtaaggtcatagaattcaagaggaagggattcttgTCCATTAGTGAGAGGGCTCTTGCTCATATAGTTGAAagcaccctttgtggtgtagtgttgtaatagtaaatatattgggttatgtctagaggagactgagagggactaactagtatatttactttgagcagttatgTAGTATgagttctcttgggtgtaattgggctTATGGGTAGTATAGCTTTGAACTTGTAataatgatttattattgttgatagtggaagatggaATGCCCATGGATGTAGCCTTATGTTAAGAGAGTGAACcacataaatattgatattttgtgTATTTGATTTATTTCTTTATAGTTTACACGCTTTCGCAATGCACAATAAACACCATAGCTACATGACTAAATTTCAAGAGGTTCTTTGCCACAATTATCAAACACCAACAGGTTCCTATCCTTCTAAATTAACCAAAGCATAATGATAATCAATGCAATATTAGACTCGTCCAAATGCTCTGTAGTATATCTATGTGTGTTTAGGTTGCTAGAAACCTTAAGTTGTAATTATATTCATTTTGTTCCTCATTGACAGGATAAtctgtgaatttttttttttttgatgttcCTATTTGACTCAGTGTTATTTTCAATTGATTGTGATAAGTCCAAATGTTCTCTAATATATCCATGGACTTTAGTGATGGATTAGTGACGAATCAGTAGTTGATCTGTCATTAAGTTATATTTTTACAATAAATTAACAACGGATTTAACGATGAATCCATCAATCCATTACTAATATTTCCTTTTAAGTGATTGTATGGAATGTCTTGTgtcttgtgtaattttattttcttCCATATTTACAAATACGTCATTCTTTTTTATATtaacatattaaattataattttatcatatttatatttcaatacaaatttataattatattattattttgtatGAATAGTGATTTTCTAATTTTATCACCATGTTGAAATATTTTGTTACAATTTTATCTTTTTATCTAATTACAACTTTACCATTTCACTAAAATTAGTATTTTTACCGTGATGTTGATttgttttgggattattttgctTCCACATCGTGCATTTCTTTAAACTTTTTTCATTTATCATATTTCATTTTATACAAGGTGTTTTAGAGAAGTCTATTATTCGAGTCTTAAATGAATAATTTGTGCTGAGTTTTATtagatattttaataaaatttgtgtttataatatatatatatattatatttttctcAAGTCTTTATCTACACCAAAGTATATACACTCatctaattaataatttatatgtcACTCTATAAAATAATGACAAATCCTACTATAAAAATATGATAAATctcattataaaatataattttttaaattttaattaatcaagtatataaaataatctgTATAAAATTTCATCTTTCTCTGCCAATGATTATTGTACAACAATAATTATATATAGGATATTCTATATGAAAAAACAGTACTATAAGAATTGAATATATATACTTAGGTGGATCCTTTAAAATTACAACTATCAAGTAACTATTTATCAattctttttttaaaatttaataactatTTTTACTTATGTATAATTCATTCATTTGTTTGCCATTTCATGTAGATTTGCCTATATATAATCACATTTGTAGGATATAATTTTTCCACCACCTGTTTCTTCCTCTCCCCTTGATTGGTGGTGTTTTTATCTTTCTTTGATTTTGCTGTCTCCattgaaaactaaaatggacaaaCATAAAATCTTATACAAACTCAATAAACCTATAATAAAAAAATCCTTAACGAATAAAAATCTAATGCCATATCATAGAATAGAAATTGactaattttacttataatttttttaacttattaatagtgaattttaattaaagaattattttcttaataaaaatatggttgagaattattttttttaaaaaaataaatgaattaaatttaaataagagatTTTTAAGAAGCCTTAGTGAGAAAGACAGCATAGAAAAAGAAAGAGTGGAATTGTCTTTTCAAGAAGGAGAAGGATAAGTCCTTTGGACATTGCGGTCAATCCAAATCATctgtaaatattaaattatatttcatttttttatttgtatttattGTCTCCAACCTGCCAGGTGTCCAGGAATATCTTGGAATGATGTGGATGTGTATCTTCTTGTCTCCGCGTATAGGGTTTGCTTTTTTTCcactaaattttttatataaaaaaaaaattctgactGCCCATCAAAACAGAAACTGAAAAAATTTAATAGAGTTATTAGATATTATCAATTAGCTAGACTATAGAGACTTCTCATAATTTGTTTGGACTATATTATACCAAACTATTTAGACTATAGAGACTCCCAGTTAACACGTCAAATGGAAGCCCCTTTCCATCTTGAATTGCAATTCTAGCAATTAAGCAGCCTTAAAGCTTCTGTGAACTCTATAAATACCACCTCTAATTCTCATTTGCAAGCATGCCACTCATCACTTTTTCGCTTACTCTATTTAGGCCAATCTCTCTCAAAATGTTAACCCACAACAGCATGATGAACCTTCTGTTTACCATCGCCCTGGCAATAGTTCTTGCAGGAGCCCTCCCCAAAAATGTGATGGGCCAAGGTGTCTCGGTGCCAGGCCTTGTGACACCAGCTTTCTTTAATGGCATAATCAATCAAGCTCCTGCAGGTTGTGCTGGAAAGAACTTCTACTCAAGGGATGCTTTTCTTAAAGCTCTCAATTCATATCCTCAATTTGGAAAATTAGGTTCCGCTGATGATTCTAAACGGGAAGTTGCTGCCTTTTTTGCTCATACCACCCATGAGACTGGATGTAAGTGCATGTCTTTTCtaatttcttttcttgtttttcaGGAACTTTATATATGCTGATGTGTTTTCTGCTTCTTGTTTTCTTTTTCATGTCAGATTTCTGCAACAAAGAGGAGCAAAATGTTCCTGCTACTGAGAACTACTGCGATACAAAGTTCACAGATTATCCATGTACCCCAGGCAAGAGATACTTTGGGCGTGGTCCACTTCAACTAACATGGAACTACAACTACGGAGCAGCTGGTAAAAGCATCGGCTTTAATGGGCTGAACAATCCTGAAATTGTGGCCACAGATCCTGTCATATCATTCAAGACTGCCTTATGGTATTGGATGCAAAATGTCCGCCCTTCTGTGACCCAAGGATTTGGAGCTACAATTAAAGCCATTAATGGTGCTGTTGAATGCAATGGAAAAGAACCTGCCAAAGTTCAAGCTAGAATTAATCTCTACACTAAATATTGTGGCCAATTTGGTGTTTCTCCAGGGGGTAATCTCCAATGCTGAGATACTTTTGTATTGAAGAAGTCAGAATAATAAATGCACGTACGCCAATCCTGCTAGCTTAGTTGATATCCTTATTTAGGAGAAGGTCGAGTTTGAGTTTTCTTATTGGTCAATAGTCATGTCCTGTATTGACTGAATTATTATGTGAGGTGGGATTGTAAAAGAGGATGAGTATCCTCCCATTGTATGTGAGCTTGCTGCGCGCAGATAAATAATAGAAATATATAATAATTGCATCATTTTCTCTAATTAATTTCCCTTTcatcttttatttttcatttttttgaagggttttattttcatttttaagaaGTAATAAATGATCATCCAAGGGTTAGCTAAGTAAGTAAGCATGTGTATTCTTCACTTGATTATATTAGAATTTAACTCTTAGACTAGCACCCAATGACAAATCCATGGGATTGACAGGGACCACTGTTCTCCcctagtattttaatttttagtggcGAGTAGATTGAATGTAAGCatacttttaatatttttttctaaaaaaatatttcaataaaagtgtgaaataattatatttatttattcactcaattaaaaaaaataatttatattcctaaaaaaaattaaaaagttatttttattgattcaactaaaataaaaaaaattaatgacttattttttaaaattattttaaataagaaaaaaataaattaaaaaattaaaattataaataaaatacattaaaagttaaaaaaaaaaacatgatcAATTTATGtagcttttttttcttttaatttctttttgtcTATCAGAGTAGCTGATTAATTATTTTCAATATTGAATTATAATTCCTGACAGAAAGTTCAGCTCAGAATTGCTTGTAATAGCGGACAAAATAAATGAAGTAAATTTGAAACTCTGTTCactgtatattataaattttcaATGCATATATAGCTCTGTTAggccttattaattatttttttaattatttcatatatattGTTAGGCCTAGTATAAATTGATCCTTGGATTATATGGTAGGTTCACTAATTTATTTGGAGtgcatttattttaagtttaaacTCATATAAAAATgaacataataattattaaattaaatatttgcattgatatatatataaaattaattaaaatgtgtataaaaaatacataaatttaaatataaatatttaattcaataattattgtgTTCATTCTCAGATGAGTTGGAGTAAAACACACATATATCCATGCAAAGTAAAACATCAAATATCAGGACTTAAAAGTTTACCAAAATTAAATTGGTTTTGTCGATTGATGAAATGAGAACTGGCCCACCCATGATTGGACCAGGCCCATGTATCAAAGGCCGAGGCCATCTAATTTGCTGCGGGTGTAGAGGGGAGATAGTTCATACTTCCCTTCGGATTTGCTTCTCCTAACTCTGGTTGAG contains:
- the LOC110652110 gene encoding endochitinase EP3-like → MPLITFSLTLFRPISLKMLTHNSMMNLLFTIALAIVLAGALPKNVMGQGVSVPGLVTPAFFNGIINQAPAGCAGKNFYSRDAFLKALNSYPQFGKLGSADDSKREVAAFFAHTTHETGYFCNKEEQNVPATENYCDTKFTDYPCTPGKRYFGRGPLQLTWNYNYGAAGKSIGFNGLNNPEIVATDPVISFKTALWYWMQNVRPSVTQGFGATIKAINGAVECNGKEPAKVQARINLYTKYCGQFGVSPGGNLQC